Part of the Oncorhynchus masou masou isolate Uvic2021 chromosome 24, UVic_Omas_1.1, whole genome shotgun sequence genome is shown below.
aatgaatcgtgaataatgatgagtgataaAGAGGCATAACTATCATACCCCATTTAACTTTCTTTCATTATTCATGATTAATTCAGGACTATCTGAAATCATTATATTACATAAAACACCATGAATGTTATTGTCATCTTATGTTGCCCATGTGGTATTTTGTATGTTGGGAAAATCTCTAGGCACCTTAAGCAACGAATGTGAGCAAGAGCACCATAAGGTGTAATGGTGAAAATGACCATTTTGCCTGCCACTAACAAATCTTCACAATTTGAGGGTATTGAAAAAGTTTAAACCTTCATCCAGAGGTAAAAAGCTGTGCCAAAGGAAACTCTTTTGGATTCATATGCTTGGCAATTTACATCCATCAAGGCTTAATGATAATAATTTTGACATGAGTGTCATGCTTTAATATGTTTCCCCCTAACCCCCCCGCATTATGTGGTTCCTGTCATTTATGATGGTTCTTAAACCTGACACCCTCTTACAGGTTCCCATAGACCCCCCCCTTctgtatttttatttcatttgagGCTTTTCCTCGTCTTAACTCCCATTTACTTTTTTAAAGCATTTATGAATTATGAAAAGACTACATAAAAAATGTTAAGATgtaaaaagtatatatattttttaaaaatgaCTGTCTCAAGTCACACATTTTCTGAGATAAATGATTACTGACGTGCCTCCTGGCGTTTGTGTTGTACACAAGTGTTACTCATCATGTCTGATTGCATTGACGCACAATACCTGTATGTGGCCTTTGTCATCGTGTGTTTTATATGCTCTGATGGTCTGACACCTAAATAAATGAAAAATTATGCATTGATCGGGTGAGTGCGGAGTGTCCTTTTAACTTCAATAGGAGAACCTCAAAAGTTACTATTTTGACCTCATTTACTGGAGCTTAATTTAAGCGGGATGTGTTCTAAGGAAGATGAGGAACCAATTACAGAGAAAGACAGTTGGTGaacatcagaggaggctggtgggaggagctataggaggatgggctcattgtaaagaCTGGAACACATTTAACTATATCAAACATCAAATATATGGAAACCACATTTGACTCAATTCCCTCTATtcaattccagccattacaatgagccagtcatactatagctcctcccaccagcctcttctGGTGAACATATCCATAATGACACCCAACATATGGAATTAATTCTTCTACTGTGACTGAGGAGATGACTCACTGTTAGTCATGGTATATTTCCCGCTTGAGTACAACCCATCAGATACCTCATCTCATTAACAGCCTGatgagatagaggaggagagcctGTGTCAAGCGGATACTGTCAGCCGACAACAAATGTGTCGGCACACACACTTGTGAAAGTGTGTAGCAAGAACACATCATGCAGGTGGTAGAGCAAGTCAGCTGAAACTGGGGCAGATAGgaagaggtggtgtgtgtgtgtgtgactatgtttACGCTCATAAAGCAGTGTTCATTTTGAGAATTTGAACGTTCACCTTTAAAGCCCACACACCGGTTTTATCTAGCCTTGTTGAAAGCAGAAAGACagtgactcaaaccagagcaagGAATTAAATGTGCATGTGAGCTAGCGCAGAATCTCCAGAGGCCAACATGCCTTTCAGCTTTGCAATAGTCATAGCCTGTTAGCTGCTTCCCCATCAGAGCAGGCAATCCAGTGGATGCACTCCGGAGTCTCCCTTTACAAAAGTTTGTAGCACTCAACTACAGTGCCGTGAAACCAAAActtaatattagataaagggaaagTGAGTTTACAAAAGAAAAAATGGAACACTCAATTAACCtttgtgaaaaagtaattgccatctttagctgcaatgactgcaaccaaatgcttcctgttgTGGTTGATCAGACTCTCACATCGCTGTTGGGGAATTTTGGCTcactcttgcatgcagaactgctttaactccgcgacatttgtgggttttcaagcatgaactgcttgtttcaagtcctgccacaacatatCAATAGGGATTcgttctggactttgactaggcaaTTCCAAAACTTAAAATGTTGTTgctttttaaccattttcatgtagacttgattgtgtgttttgtatcattgtcttgctgcatgacccagctgcgcttcagctcacagacggatgacgctgggccatttGTGCGTCGCCTCATTGGTCTCCCAGTCGTGGCCGGCTGTAACACAGCCCGGTatcaaaccaggatctgtagtaacGCAGCTAGCATTGCGATGGAGTGCCTTAGACTGGCTGCCCCACTTAGGCAGCCCCAGAAAATAAATATTAAATCCagttcagaataaggctgtaacgtaacaaaatgtggaaaaagtgaaggagtctgaatactttccaaagccACTATGTGTTGGAATagtttggaacagatttccaaaactAAAATCACTAAACtgatttactgttgtttttacagtcttatgaacaacaatttaaattattatttatttttgttcataaaaaaataaaaaaaacttggGGAGCCAAATAAAATcaggccgccagttggggaaccctggtctAGGGGTCGTTTGTGGCCTGGGCTCTGGTGTTACCTGTAGATAGGCCTGCTGGCAGCGCTGCACAAGCTGATGGAAGGCGGGCGTGCGGAGGTGGGCATGGATGTGGGCGGGGTTGAGTCTCTGGAGTGCCTCCATGATGATCTCCTGAAGGACGAAGGGGCTGAGCACACCCTTAGCCGCACCCACACAGAACTGGTACACGTAGTTCACAcctggagaggatgagagaatggTGAGCATTTAcgcttgtctgctaaatgacttaaatgtaatgtaaatgtctgacaGTTAGCGAAAGTCTATGGCTAACGGATGCGCACACagacactacatgttaatgttttataatgtatgtaaattgtaaagtatttcGTCGCTAAGGTgcagaccccagtaagactagctgtcgcaATTTGGGTCgcctaatggggatcctaattattattatttattttttttaaacaaagatACATGTTATACTTTGAATTATGGCAGAATCATTTCAGTAGAATCCTCTCAACATACACAGAAAATTCAGTTCTCTGATATTGATGTTTGTGTGTCTTACTTAGCATTCAACTCTAGTCTTCGCCTTCTTCAACCACCAAAGGTTATGATGCGGGTGCATAAATACTTCAAATCAATATTTCCCTGTTTTCCCAAAACACCTTAATAGATGAAACTACTAGAATCCAAGATGCCCGCAGCATGCCCTCTTCATCCCTGCCCCTTTCTCACCTAGCCGTGCAGCCAGGCCCAGGAGCCACTTGACATCCTCCGTGTATGGGGGGCTGCGGGAGAAGTTATTGGGGTGGTCGTTGTGAGCCCTCCTTCCAAGCATCTCCAAAGCCAGCATGCCTATCAAAGAGCCAGGGTCAAATATCACAGTTAATGCCAATTACTTTGAATAGAAAGCATAACAATCGCAAATGACAGAACTGATATTCACAGTGCATATACCATCTAGTATTACATCTAGAGAATCTTATCATGGACACTTTAAAGCATAGGTATATTCCTCACCAACTCTGTAGGCTGAGTGCAGGTAGTGAAGACCCtgctggctgattggctggctaTGCTGCTCGTCTTCAGACGGGAAGGGGGCGCTGACCAATGAGACGGGCTGGGAAGACATACCAGGAAGAGATGACCCCTGAATGGCCTGGATTGTGGCGCCTGAATGGACGCCACCTACTGGATAGAAAGAGGAAAAAGTCGTGGCTCCTGAGAGTGCCATGGAGAGCCCATTATAAAACATCCATCAAGTAAATGTTTTCTTTTTTAAAAGTTGTTCCTGTTGAATGtgatccatcaactacatcagctaacatgctaagtagatTACTATTTGACGTTtatagacagacaacacatcataCACATGGACGTGTGCAAACACACACGCAGCAGTGGTCTCCGCTCACCTGCTACAGTGGTGCTCAGAGGCAGGCCGGTCTCAGTGTGGTACGGGTGGACGGCGATCTGGGTCATGGACGGCACGGGAATACCAGGGAAGGTGACCGCAGTTGCTGCCATGGGCGGATGGGGGCCGGTGGCCACTGAGAACGGGTACTGGGCACCGATAAAGGCCGGGTGCATTCCCTGGgagggcacacatacacacttaaaATTAGTTAGATGCTATTCTCTGTTGCGGGCCACTGTCTTACGTCAGATAGTGCATAAGAATATCGCACTGAGGGACGAGTGACATGTAGGAGTGACGGAAGACAATGGCCGTGGGCTTAATACAATAAGAGATGAGTCATTTATCATTCATATAGTGAAACAAAGGTTGTCAGATTTCCCCACTGAGCCCTTGGCATGATGTGCTTGCGTCTCCATTTACTTTTTTCAGCCTATAGTTACGGAGTGGCTGTCAGTCAATACTAATAAATTCTCCCATCATTTCCGCTCAAATTTCCTGACATGCACAAGAGAGAATGTAGCGTAAGTAGAAAAGAAAAAAGATTTTCAAAGTCAAACACTGTAGGTACACCAGGTGCATACTGATCACTTCGCAGTGGTCCAATTGTCTAGTTGAGTCTCCTTGAATCTTAGTTTCAATATTGTACTCGTTCAGTTccctcccaactctctctcccttctccatatCAATTCAAACTTCACAAACTGAACAAAAggccattaaaataacaaaacTTGAGAAACAGttacaaaacaaaaatgaaaaaaaaataaatggaattcaAAACTGTGTGTTAGGGAACCTGGAGATTCAAATGGATCTTGCGAGTCAAAGACGTGGTGGGGCAGTCTCTGCCATCAGCTATTCTCTGTTATATTCTAGGGGAGGTGTGTTCAACTCTTACCCTTCGAGGTCAGGAGCCTGCTGgctttctgttctacctgataaagAATTGCACATACCtgtttcccaggtctaaatcagtccctaatTAGAGGGGAACAAAAAGAGTTGAAAAAAGGTCCAGAATTGAGTTTGAGGGATCTAGGGACTGAGAGAATCCCAGCATGTAGTGTGAAGCAGAGGTTGGGGTCTATAGGGAGACTTAATATCCTCTAAGTATATGGAAGCTACTTACAGAAAGAAGAACTAGCAACACAGTATTTCACTGGAAGCCCAAGAAActcaatttgatttgaacatcttaTCAGttctccccaccatctctctcccagcTCTCGGTCTCCATCAGTCTTTCCCTTTCTATCCTCCCTCCCATGATGCCTCCAGACAGTCCTCTTACCTGTGGGTACGCACCCCCTGACAAGGGGAACACAGTGGGCCGGGGGACGTGCTGCAGCGGGTGCCCCAGGTACTGGGGGGTGCAGACAGTGGGCAGGTGGGCCTGGATGGTAGTGTAGGGATGCAGGCCCTGGGAGTGGGGGTGGGCCATGGCAGAGCCAGGAAGGGCGTGTGATTGGTAGATGGTGGAGCCCACAGAGATGACGGGCACCACAGCCGCTGCTGTCACAGAGGCAGTCACTGTGGCAACACCAGAGGACTCCATGTTGCCACTGTTGTCCGTCACACCGTGACCAGTCTCCGGGGGCCTTCTCCCAGCTCCACCGTTGGCCCTGCAGCGTCCCGGGCCCTCGCGCTGGGCCCCTGAGCCCCCTCCTACTGTCTGCTCATAGAGCCAGTACCACTGGTGGGCCACCTCAAACAGAACCTCAGGGTACACACCGCCCCCCTTTGCTGCCTCCTCTACAGCCATACAGGCTTTCTCTAGCATCACATTGTcctgcagggagagaggagggggcggtgggggggggtgacgagagagggagaagaaattATGAgattaagaagaaaaaaaagtgaaTTTTCAGGACAAAATGGATAAAAGGGTAAAAGAATAAAAAGATGCCCAGCCTACATGAGTAGTCCGATGTGTCTTCTGCAGAACTGAAGAGTACCGGACATGTACCTGTTCCTTGCACTGCACCAGGGCCCTCTGGATCTCATTGGGGTTGAGGGCGTGTGCATGGGGCAGGCAGCTCAGGGCCAGCTCGGCCGCAGCGCGAACCATGTTGGGGTCCCGTGCCCGTGATGCCCTGTCTGCCAGTGATGCCACCTCGGGAGGGGTGAGGTGCCCGTCCCAGCATTCCACCAGGATGTTGAGGGCAGCACTGCCAATCTCCATGGCCTGgcctggagggggagaggaggagacactcATGTAAAGTGTGGTGAACCAGACCAAGCTTATAGCTAGCTACCCGTGTCTCATGgactattaaaaaaaaaaatcacttctGGGATGAACTAGattaatttatttttataaacCTCACCTGTGATCCAGGAGACGTGGGAGGAGTAGGTCCTGGATAGCCAGTTGGGCGAGACAAAGTTGTGCAGGCCCAGGGCGTACAGGCCAATCTCGAAGGCACAGAGGTGCAAGTTACGGTGGGGACCCTGGTGGCCCCCGCTGGCTGAGGGCTGGGTGAAGATGGAGGTGGAGCTGTTGCCCCCGGCCTTGATCAGCACCGTCTTGGCCAGCTCAAAGTAGAAGTGAGCCGCCGCCTCCGATGGCTGGTTGGGCACATGGGGTGCATGGCACTCGGGACGACGCCCTTTATACCTAAGAGGGTGGCGGAAGGAGGAAATTCAGGGTATTAGCATATTTTTGTCAATACCTTAGTTGTGTTCTCCAATAATTAAAAAGCATCAACACTTGTATAGAATATGTAGGAGTCACTCACCTGCTGGTGTCTGTGCTCTTTGCCCTAGCTCCCCCTCCGGCCCTGCGAGAGCCACTGGATGAGGAGGAGCCCAGCGAATCAGAGGAAGAGCTGCTGATGCTGTCACTGTCCTGGCCCCTCCCCCAGGAGGCCGCAGCCCAGCCCCCTCTGAGTGGACGTCGGCTGAGGGTGGGGGAGCTGTCTGAGGTGGTCTCAGGAGCACTGCTGTCGATACTCGCCATGCCTGGGACAAcaatatcacaaccattaaacctAAAACGTCTAGTCAGCCACATGTCAATACTACCTCTAGAAGTCATTCCAGTCATATGacatggccctggtcaaatgcaGTGCACACTATACAGTAGTATAGGCTGTTATTAGAGACACAGCCTGTGTCTTAATCTGAGGTTGAGGGTCATGGTTAGTTGGTTACCTGTGTGTTTCTTCTTCTGGCGGACAGGAGAGCCCCAGCAGCGCCCGCTGTATGCCCCCCGTCCTCCCAGCGCCAAGCGACTAGGCACAGTGCCCTCGGGCTTGAATGGGACCGCATCACTCGGCTGGTCACATGACGCAGGCTGGGCGCCATCTGCTGAGACAATAAGTTAAGTATTGAATATGTTTTACATGCGTACAGTAGCAACAGTGAGGGTTGGATTCAAAGTATTCCTTCCATTTTCAACAAATCTGTTTTGTATAGGTAGGGTAACAACATTTTCAGGGCAGGACAGGTACAGTACGACATaacctccctgtctgtgtctcaccTTGTTCTCTGGCCTCACTGACGCCCTCTCCGGGTGTGGCGTTGTTCTGCACACCGCTGCCCGCCAGTTGTCCTGCTGCCCCACCAGCAGCCACCGGTTGCACAGAGGAAGACCCAGCTGCAGCCGTGGCGTTTGGAGCGTGTTTGGACACCCCTCCGGTGGCACCTCCGTGTCCGTGAGCATTGTGTGCAGCGTGCTTGGACGGGCTCCTCTGGCTGCTGGCAGCTGGCTTGCTGGAGTAGAAGGAACTCAGGGTTTGGGGCTTGTGGGTCTGGCTCTCTCTGTCCAGCAGCTTGTCCAGGATCTAAGAGGTCACAGAGCGAGAGTCATCACAATCATTATTTGGTAAGTAGTTCATTCTACTAGCTACAGTGTGGAAACCAAGGGCTACCTTTTTCAGCTTGCTCTGGTCATCCTTGTATGTGATCATAAGAGCCAGAGCCaagtctcctttctctctcctggtCCCCTCACACAGCAGAGGGTGCTCTGCCTCGCTCACTGTGGTCTTCATACCTACAGCCGGAAAAAGGGAGGTAGAAATATGTACAGACGGCAGCAAACGAGTTCAGTTTCAAAGCCAAACTGGTACCTGGACGTTTTCCTATTTAAGTATCACTAACCTCAACACTGAGCCATTGAATGTAGTGCCTACCACTTCCTGAAGGTGTAAATGCAAAAACTTTGTGGTCGATCTTACCCAGTGCTGCGACAGCAGCCTCAAAGCCCAGCTCCTCGTCTCCAGGCATCTCGTTGTTCCGGTTACGGCTGGGAGGACGGGAACCTGTGGGGGAGACAACTGTACAAACAAAATAAAGGAGGGGGGATGGGTGAAATATAAATTACTGGAAGTCTCACTAGCGTGATGACGGCATGACATGTAATTCTGATCAATTAGCAAGTAAAAGTTCTACATCTGTGTGCATATATACTGTTTGTTGTTTGTATTGTGTGAGTTCAAACAGAGAACATTTGACATGTATAGCGAGAGTCACCTGGGGTACACAGCACATCAAATATGAAGCTGGCCAGCATGAGGGGCAGGACAGGCCTGTAGTCACAGAAGTTCCCGTCTCGGAGCTGCTCGGCCCTGTCCCGTATGGACGTCATCTCCACCAGGCCCAGAGGGATCTTCTTCAGCAGAGCCACCACCTCTGACTCCTGGTAGGCCAGCTTGACCTCCAGGGCCTTGGTGGAGGCTGGGGGCCTCTGCAGCTCCAGAGAGAACATACCCGTGCTAAAGGCTAGGTTGTGGAGCTCCAGCCTCTCGCTCAGCACCGTCAGCAGGAAGGAGGTCTTGACCAGGGTGTTGGTGGCCACCTGGGTCTGCCTGCTGGTGGACACCTTGCTCTTTTTACCCTTTGTCTGGGGCTGCTCCACCTTCAGGTCTGGAGGGTTGGCCAGCAGGTCTCCAGCCAGCTCCACTGCCAGTCTGCAGGCCTCGTTGCTGTAGCCATGGGCGTGGAGGGCCTCTGCACATGCAAACAGCACCTCCATCTGGCCCTCCTGCTCCAGCGGTTTGATCCCAGCAAAGATGTCTGGTTCCTCCTCATGGTTGTTCTCTGgcactctctctgccccctcctcagAGGCTGCATTTAGGTAGTAGGCCCGGTAGTCATCCTCTCCAACAGGGTCTCCCCCTGCCCTTGGGCTCTGATTGGGCAGGGCTACGGCTCCAGCGCCAGTTTCTCGGCGCCCACCACGCGGTGGCTTGGCGGCAGCAGCAGTCACGGTAACAACAGCGACCGAGGTGGAGAGCCGAACGTCTCCAGCGGGGGCCACCTCCTTATTTCCATTCACCTCCATCTCTGCCTCCACTTCCACCTCCTTCTCCAAGACAACAGCCGCTTCCACGACGACAGCGGCGTTCTCCTTGAGGGGGAAGGCGGGCTGGGACTCAGTGGCAGGCAGGGTGGCAGCAAGAGTGACACGTTTGACCTCAAAGGAGCGCTCCTTGGGCATGTTTCCGGCCCCTTTCCCTCCCCCACTGTATTTGTGTGGCTCTCTGAGTAGCGGGCTTGGTGAGGGTAGCATCTCGGGTGGCGGGGGTGTGAAGTCAAAGGTGTTACTGGCCTCGGCGCCCAGCGCCAGACTGGAGCCATCATCCAGGCTCAGCTCGGCCATATCAGGCTCCAGGGAGCTGTCCTCACTGCTGGTGCGCCGCTTGGCCGCTTGGTGTTTTCCCCCTACCCCTCCTGATCCCCCAGAGGACGACTTCCCCCCCTGGGCCAGCTTAGCCTTGCCCCCAATGGACGAGGAGGAACCTGCGCCTTTGTACATCCCCTTACTACTGCCCTCCtctagagaaagacagacactgCCCCCTAGCCGCACTAGGACCCCTCCTCCGCTCCCGGCCGACAACCCCTTCCTCTTGCTCACAATGGTCTCTTTGGGCCTGACAGCCACTTCTTGTTGGGGAGTTCTGCCCTTGTagtctcccccacctccctcagagCTGCCagatctcccccctcctcctccaagtTCAGAGGTGTCTCCAGCCAGGCCAGCCTTGGCCCCTCTCTGCTGCTGCACTGCCCTGGCCCAGCAGAAGGAGGCGCTCTTCTTGTCAGCACTGCAGTAGGTGATGCCTGGCAGTGGGTAGGCCACCTCCCAGTTGAAGTAGCAGGACTCCACGGCTGGCTTGAAGCCCTGGAACAGTTTGTCCAGGGACTTGCGATGTTGCCCTCGCTTCACAATCTCAATCACTTTCAGATGCCACTGCTTGAGCTGGGAGGCCAGCTCCAAACGCCTATAGGATGGTGCAAAAATAAACATTGTTATAGTCAGTCCAGGAAACAAGAGCCACAGAGCAGAGACTATAGTAACAAGCAAgcacacaaaggcacacacaaGTTGTATAATTGCCAATGTATTGCCACACAATGGGTATCATTCAGAAAATCATCAATGTAACTGGAAGAAGTGCACAGACACAAAAAGGCTTTCTGCAGAGAAATCTGACAGTCATTCCACATTTTTCTTTGTCAGTGTGTAGTGCGAGAGCACATAACACTTTGAAAGCCAAGCAGCAAATTGGCTCTGTGCCTTGAGAATCGGACATGACACAGTGAATCAAGAAGATGCCCTCATTTATAAAACACTCAATGTCCCAAACACTGACTACTCAAATCAGATTAAATTCACAGAGCCTCAAAAGGAGTGACAATCAACCCTACACAGACAGATTCAGGCCTGGGAACGCTTGTGAAAGTGAGAGGTGAAATGAAGgtaagagacaggaggagggctgTGCCCCAAGGCTAACCGTTAAACAGGCAGAAAGGGAAGTGACCTCACCTCTGAGGGCTCATGGTAGGGTCTAGCACAGCCAGCCTCcacagaaccaccatgtcatcaCACATGCTGGCGCAGGCGTGGGCTGCCACCTCCGACTGCCCGTTACTGCGCCCCGTGTGCCCGCTGGCACTGCTGTGGGACGCCGACGTACGCACGCTGTACCACCAGCCAATAATCTGAGGAGAAAGGCGAGAACAGTCACTGCTGTCCTATCATGTCCTAAATTTATATTGAGTAACAGACATACAACAAAATGTACAATGTGGACCCAGAGGATATAATTTCAAATTACTAAGCTCGTTTCCAAAGTGGTCCTCGATggtaaaaacaataacacataTAATGACTAAAAGGCAAGACCAAATAATAAACAACCATAAATACATTAATTTATTGACATCCTAAAAAGTGGCACTCTTCACTGCACTTCCCCCTAACCTTAAAAATCAACCATTAAAATCAATCTATCATACCGATCCTTCAAATAAATTCACCTGACCAACAGTAGAGGGCACAAGGGGCAGTGGAGTGGTTTCTCTTTGGACAACCTTGCCCAAATTAAAACCTTTGCCTGCTTTTTAAAGCTATTTGTATTTGCTTGATCTCCAAGGGAAGGCTATGCCATAGACAAATACCTATATAGAAAAACCTGCTCACCACAGTACTGTTTACTCATGGGATTTTACGAGACATAACACTAGCTCTGGTATTGTACCTGTGTTGGTTATAGACCATATCAATGTGGTTTTTCATATAACCTGGGGCACGACCATTTAAGCAACAAGCCCACCACCAGGAACTCCTGTATCCCTATGTGGGTCCTAGTgggggacattcagcatatacatGCTAACATTATTTTGCATTCTCCTGCATTCTTTTTTTCAGCTTTTCTGATAGCCCACTATAACAAGCAGAGCAGGCGTAATCAACATGACACTGACTCAAGGTTGAGACGAGCAGTTTCTTAACTTTGATGTTAAAACATCTAGTGTTACGTTAAACATTTCTTTGCCTTTTTGCAGCAGCAGCAATCAGGCCTCCAGAAAGGGATTGATCTAGGGACACACCAAGATAAGTTACTTGTTTTAGATTCAATCTCCTTGCCTGCACAGTTTACCTTTATCTTGTCAGCCTTAAGCGATCTACGTTTTGTTCCAAACAAAATCGATTCAGTTTTTCCCAAATGTAGCGACAATTTGCCGTCAGTCAACCAATCTCTAACAAAATGCAACTTCTTACTCAGTGTCTCCTCTATGTAAACTACAAgcttttcgctacactcacaataacagctgttaaccatgtgtatgtgacaattaaaatgtaatttttatTATA
Proteins encoded:
- the LOC135512341 gene encoding zinc finger SWIM domain-containing protein 8-like isoform X7 — encoded protein: MELMFAEWEDGERFSFEDSDRFEEDSLCSFISEAESLCQNWRGWRKQSGGPNSPTVKIKDGQVIPLVELSAKQVAFHIPFEVVEKVYPPVPEQLQLRIAYWSFPENEEDIRLYSCLANGSPDEFQRGEQLYRMRAVKDPLQIGFHLSATVVSPQTGQSKGAYNVAVMFDRCRITSCSCTCGAGAKWCAHVVALCLFRIHNASAVCLRAPVSESLSRLQRDQLQKFAQYLISELPQQILPTAQRLLDELLSSQSTAINTVCGAPDPTAGPSASDQSTWYLDESTLSDNIKKTLHKFCGPSPVVFSDVNSMYLSSTEPPAAAEWACLLRPLRGREPEGIWNLLSIVREMFKRRDSNAAPLLEILTEQCLTYEQIIGWWYSVRTSASHSSASGHTGRSNGQSEVAAHACASMCDDMVVLWRLAVLDPTMSPQRRLELASQLKQWHLKVIEIVKRGQHRKSLDKLFQGFKPAVESCYFNWEVAYPLPGITYCSADKKSASFCWARAVQQQRGAKAGLAGDTSELGGGGGRSGSSEGGGGDYKGRTPQQEVAVRPKETIVSKRKGLSAGSGGGVLVRLGGSVCLSLEEGSSKGMYKGAGSSSSIGGKAKLAQGGKSSSGGSGGVGGKHQAAKRRTSSEDSSLEPDMAELSLDDGSSLALGAEASNTFDFTPPPPEMLPSPSPLLREPHKYSGGGKGAGNMPKERSFEVKRVTLAATLPATESQPAFPLKENAAVVVEAAVVLEKEVEVEAEMEVNGNKEVAPAGDVRLSTSVAVVTVTAAAAKPPRGGRRETGAGAVALPNQSPRAGGDPVGEDDYRAYYLNAASEEGAERVPENNHEEEPDIFAGIKPLEQEGQMEVLFACAEALHAHGYSNEACRLAVELAGDLLANPPDLKVEQPQTKGKKSKVSTSRQTQVATNTLVKTSFLLTVLSERLELHNLAFSTGMFSLELQRPPASTKALEVKLAYQESEVVALLKKIPLGLVEMTSIRDRAEQLRDGNFCDYRPVLPLMLASFIFDVLCTPVVSPTGSRPPSRNRNNEMPGDEELGFEAAVAALGMKTTVSEAEHPLLCEGTRREKGDLALALMITYKDDQSKLKKILDKLLDRESQTHKPQTLSSFYSSKPAASSQRSPSKHAAHNAHGHGGATGGVSKHAPNATAAAGSSSVQPVAAGGAAGQLAGSGVQNNATPGEGVSEAREQDGAQPASCDQPSDAVPFKPEGTVPSRLALGGRGAYSGRCWGSPVRQKKKHTGMASIDSSAPETTSDSSPTLSRRPLRGGWAAASWGRGQDSDSISSSSSDSLGSSSSSGSRRAGGGARAKSTDTSRYKGRRPECHAPHVPNQPSEAAAHFYFELAKTVLIKAGGNSSTSIFTQPSASGGHQGPHRNLHLCAFEIGLYALGLHNFVSPNWLSRTYSSHVSWITGQAMEIGSAALNILVECWDGHLTPPEVASLADRASRARDPNMVRAAAELALSCLPHAHALNPNEIQRALVQCKEQDNVMLEKACMAVEEAAKGGGVYPEVLFEVAHQWYWLYEQTVGGGSGAQREGPGRCRANGGAGRRPPETGHGVTDNSGNMESSGVATVTASVTAAAVVPVISVGSTIYQSHALPGSAMAHPHSQGLHPYTTIQAHLPTVCTPQYLGHPLQHVPRPTVFPLSGGAYPQGMHPAFIGAQYPFSVATGPHPPMAATAVTFPGIPVPSMTQIAVHPYHTETGLPLSTTVAGATTFSSFYPVGGVHSGATIQAIQGSSLPGMSSQPVSLVSAPFPSEDEQHSQPISQQGLHYLHSAYRVGMLALEMLGRRAHNDHPNNFSRSPPYTEDVKWLLGLAARLGVNYVYQFCVGAAKGVLSPFVLQEIIMEALQRLNPAHIHAHLRTPAFHQLVQRCQQAYLQVAREGGGGEEGAGGPRLVSPRRLLLTLRLSETDTTNRRDRHTDSTRGRLHGKKRANTVVLVPLDIPVDGHASDQHSRLLDPSFWFSCLTNLVR